Proteins encoded within one genomic window of Triticum aestivum cultivar Chinese Spring chromosome 2D, IWGSC CS RefSeq v2.1, whole genome shotgun sequence:
- the LOC123050479 gene encoding metalloendoproteinase 1-MMP — protein sequence MSIFFFSFFLPLLLFPPCCSCCSRHLLLHGDANPSSSLAGMLQARDGNVTDGLRRYLARFGYASTPDDADGQLVVRLYQSTLGLPVTGRLDARTLDLLATPRCGVPDLQTNATARFAFFAGQPRWARAPGHFLLTYAVLSDPPYQPLPDHLPRGAVRAAFRRAFARWARVIPVRFREMRDYNTADVRVGFLAGDHGDGEPFDGPLGVLGHAFSPPSGQLHLDAAERWAVLGHDGDDPGSGAVDLESVATHEIGHVLGLAHSSVPDAVMYPSLKPRSRKADLTLDDVRGAQALYGSNPRFSLSSLSEPDTSSAAPAVATTRSPGKTTTTHTAILLLLVTVTPLLLLC from the coding sequence atgtccatcttcttcttctccttcttcttgcccCTCCTCCTGTttccaccatgctgcagctgctgctCCCGGCACCTTCTTCTCCACGGCGACGCCAacccctcctcctcgctcgcgGGCATGCTCCAGGCGCGGGACGGCAACGTCACCGACGGCCTCAGGCGCTACCTGGCGCGCTTCGGCTACGCGTCCACGCCTGACGACGCCGACGGCCAGCTCGTGGTGCGGCTCTACCAGTCCACCCTCGGCCTCCCCGTCACCGGCCGCCTCGACGCCCGCACGCTCGACCTCCTCGCCACCCCGCGCTGCGGCGTCCCGGACCTCCAGACGAACGCCACCGCCCGCTTCGCCTTCTTCGCCGGCCAGCCGCGCTGGGCGCGCGCGCCGGGCCACTTCCTGCTCACCTACGCCGTGCTCTCCGACCCTCCCTACCAGCCCCTCCCTGATCATCTCCCGCGCGGGGCCGTGCGCGCCGCCTTCCGCCGCGCGTTCGCGCGCTGGGCGCGCGTCATCCCGGTGCGGTTCCGCGAGATGCGCGACTACAACACGGCGGACGTGCGCGTGGGCTTCCTCGcgggcgaccacggcgacggcgagcccTTCGACGGCCCGCTCGGCGTGCTCGGCCACGCCTTCTCCCCGCCCAGCGGCCAGCTCCACCTCGACGCCGCCGAGCGGTGGGCCGTCctcggccacgacggcgacgacccCGGCTCCGGCGCCGTGGACCTCGAGTCGGTGGCCACGCACGAGATCGGCCACGTGCTGGGCCTGGCGCACTCGTCGGTCCCGGACGCCGTCATGTACCCGAGCCTGAAGCCGCGCAGCCGCAAGGCGGACCTCACCCTGGACGACGTCCGCGGCGCGCAGGCGCTCTACGGCTCCAACCCGCGCTTCAGCCTCAGCTCCCTCTCCGAGCCCGACACCTCCTCAGCCGCCCCGGCGGTGGCCACCACCAGGTCGCCCGGGAAGACGACGACGACGCATACGGCCATCCTGCTCTTGCTTGTCACCGTCActcctctgctcctcctctgctAG